A genomic region of Plasmodium malariae genome assembly, chromosome: 14 contains the following coding sequences:
- the PmUG01_14013300 gene encoding fam-l protein, protein MEKNFTSLLLINVTFFIFLTCIFYFRNDVSIFNKSLDGKHNVNRKLGLRTNRLLERYKHHKNSSMIGLKNIPYNEGTKKKDTFIEEWSKTGKKNSNIGLSNYENHHKQAEKNKSIIFETKKYSHLEKKIFKELDYLSFLKNNRTINDKVYQKIMRRKFRLRIFIPLILLMLFSIFILDIFCNCGLKWGLIRLVTLCHGKGWYGPLHKFLEKSELNWLFKSTKEIEKMMLKCEKGKSIPVKGHVYVESFFGYIVYIVPLLILGITIILGLFYYHKKVKKYQKIKFRKR, encoded by the exons atggaaaaaaattttacgtcactcttattaattaatgttactttttttatatttttaacttgtATATTCTATTTCAGAAATGATGTG AGTATATTTAACAAATCATTAGATGGAAAACACAATgtaaatagaaaattagGTTTAAGAACTAATAGATTATTAGAAAGATATAAGCATCATAAAAATTCAAGTATGATAgggttaaaaaatattccatataatgaaggaacaaaaaaaaaggatacaTTTATTGAGGAATGGTCAAAAacagggaaaaaaaattcaaatatagGTTTATCCAATTATGAAAATCACCATAAACAAgctgaaaaaaataaatctattatatttgaaacaaaaaaatactctcatcttgaaaaaaaaatattcaaagaattGGATTATTTAagttttcttaaaaacaacAGGACAATCAATGATAAAGTCTACCAAAAAATAATGCGTAGAAAATTCCGATTACGAATTTTTATACCTCTAATATTGTTAATGTTGTTTTCAATATTTATCTTAGATATTTTTTGCAATTGTGGGCTTAAATGGGGATTGATTAGATTAGTGACTTTGTGTCATGGAAAGGGTTGGTATGGCCCTTTACACaaatttttggaaaaatcCGAGTTAAATTGGTTATTCAAATCTACGAaggaaatagaaaaaatgatGTTAAAGTGTGAGAAAGGTAAATCAATTCCAGTAAAAGGACATGTTTATGTAGAGAGTTTTTTTGgttatattgtttatatagtaccattattaatattaggTATCACAATTATATTAGGGCTTTTTTActaccataaaaaagttaagaaatatcaaaaaataaaatttaggaaaagataa